The following proteins come from a genomic window of Mauremys mutica isolate MM-2020 ecotype Southern chromosome 7, ASM2049712v1, whole genome shotgun sequence:
- the RASGRP2 gene encoding RAS guanyl-releasing protein 2 isoform X1 yields the protein MSETLDLDKGCTVEELLQGCIEAFDNEGKVRDPQLVRMFLMMHPWYIPSSQLAAKLLHIYQESRSSESSSLQVKTCHLVRYWISAFPAEFDLNLELAEQIKELKEVLGREGNRRHSNLIDIENVPTYKWKRQVTQRNPVAPKKRKMSLLFDHLESSELAEHLTYLEYRSFCKILFQDYHSFVMHGCTVNNPILERFITLFNSVSQWVQLMVLSKPTAQQRAQVITRFILVAQRLLQLQNFNTLMAVVGGLSHSSISRLKETHSHVSSETTKLWESMTELVTSLGNYSRYRRRLAECVGFRFPILGVHLKDLVAVHVALPDWLDRAHTRVNGTKMQQLFGILNELVLVQSIKPPFEANMDLINLLTVSLDQYQTEEEIYQLSLQREPRGKSAVSACPSSPTSCSPPSRPADIDEWALAVKPKPDQTLVRTHIEKMVESVFRNFDVDGDGHISQEEFKIIRNNFPYLCKFGDLDENQDGCISREEMISYFMKSSAAVDGKMGFIHSFQETTFLHPVSCRHCKSLILGIYKQGLKCRCCGVNCHRQCREHLSLECRKRAKSFSLASPAHVPARSFSFSLPRPACRSPRHTEIREEEVQDVEDGVFDVHL from the exons CTACCAAGAGTCTCGTAGCTCAGAAAGCAGCTCCCTGCAGGTGAAAACCTGCCACCTGGTGAG gtaCTGGATCTCAGCATTCCCGGCGGAGTTTGATTTGAACCTGGAGCTAGCAGAGCAGATCAAGGAGCTAAAGGAGGTTCTGGGCCGCGAGGGGAACCGGCGCCACAGCAACCTCATCGACATTGAGAATGt ccctaccTACAAGTGGAAGCGCCAAGTGACCCAGCGCAACCCAGTGGCCCCGAAGAAACGCAAGATGTCACTGCTCTTTGACCACCTGGAGTCCTCTGAGCTGGCGGAGCATCTCACCTACCTGGAGTACCGCTCCTTCTGCAAGATCCTG TTCCAGGACTATCACAGCTTCGTCATGCACGGCTGCACTGTGAACAACCCCATCCTGGAGCGGTTCATCACCCTTTTCAACAGCGTCTCACAATGGGTGCAGCTCATGGTGCTGAGCAAGCCGACCGCCCAGCAGCGGGCGCAGGTCATCACCCGCTTCATCCTGGTGGCGCAG AGACTCCTACAGCTGCAGAATTTCAACACGCTGATGGCTGTGGTGGGGGGGCTAAGTCACAGCTCCATCTCCCGCCTCAAAGAGACCCACAGCCACGTCAGTTCTGAGACCACCAAG CTGTGGGAGTCCATGACGGAGCTGGTGACCTCGCTGGGGAACTACAGCCGCTATCGGCGCCGCCTAGCCGAGTGCGTCGGCTTCCGCTTCCCCATCCTGGGCGTGCACCTCAAGGACCTGGTGGCTGTGCACGTGGCACTGCCGGACTGGCTGGACCGGGCCCACACCCGCGTCAACGGCACCAAGATGCAGCAGCTCTTCGGGATCCTCAACGAGCTGGTGCTGGTGCAGAGCATCAAACCGCCCTTCGAGGCCAACATGGACCTCATCAACCTGCTCACA GTGTCGCTGGATCAGTACCAGACGGAGGAGGAGATCTACCAGCTGTCGCTACAGAGAGAGCCCCGTGGCAAGTCGGCCGTGAGTGCGTGT CCATCCAGCCCCACTTCCTGTTCCCCCCCAAGCCGACCAGCTGACATAGATGAGTGGGCCTTGGCTGTGAAACCCAAACCGGACCAGACACTGGTGCGGACACACATTGAGAAGATGGTAGAG tcCGTGTTCCGGAATTTCGACGTGGACGGAGACGGCCACATCTCCCAGGAGGAATTCAAAATAATCCGCAACAACTTCCCCTACCTCTGCAAATTTGGGGACCTGGATGAGAACCA GGATGGCTGCATCAGCCGGGAGGAGATGATCTCGTACTTCATGAAGTCCAGTGCTGCGGTGGACGGGAAGATGGGCTTCATCCACAGCTTCCAGGAGACCACCTTCTTGCACCCTGTGTCCTGCCGTCACTGCAAGAGCCTG ATACTGGGAATCTACAAACAGGGGTTAAAGTGCCGCT GCTGCGGCGTGAACTGCCACAGGCAGTGCCGGGAGCACCTCTCCCTGGAGTGCCGCAAACGGGCCAAGAGTTTCAGCCTGGCCAGCCCTGCCCACGTCCCCGCCCGCTCCTTCAGCTTCTCACTGCCCCGCCCGGCCTGCAGATCTCCGCGCCACACAG AGATCCGCGAGGAGGAGGTCCAGGATGTGGAGGACGGGGTTTTCGACGTCCATTTATAA
- the RASGRP2 gene encoding RAS guanyl-releasing protein 2 isoform X2, with product MSETLDLDKGCTVEELLQGCIEAFDNEGKVRDPQLVRMFLMMHPWYIPSSQLAAKLLHIYQESRSSESSSLQVKTCHLVRYWISAFPAEFDLNLELAEQIKELKEVLGREGNRRHSNLIDIENVPTYKWKRQVTQRNPVAPKKRKMSLLFDHLESSELAEHLTYLEYRSFCKILFQDYHSFVMHGCTVNNPILERFITLFNSVSQWVQLMVLSKPTAQQRAQVITRFILVAQRLLQLQNFNTLMAVVGGLSHSSISRLKETHSHVSSETTKLWESMTELVTSLGNYSRYRRRLAECVGFRFPILGVHLKDLVAVHVALPDWLDRAHTRVNGTKMQQLFGILNELVLVQSIKPPFEANMDLINLLTVSLDQYQTEEEIYQLSLQREPRGKSAPSSPTSCSPPSRPADIDEWALAVKPKPDQTLVRTHIEKMVESVFRNFDVDGDGHISQEEFKIIRNNFPYLCKFGDLDENQDGCISREEMISYFMKSSAAVDGKMGFIHSFQETTFLHPVSCRHCKSLILGIYKQGLKCRCCGVNCHRQCREHLSLECRKRAKSFSLASPAHVPARSFSFSLPRPACRSPRHTEIREEEVQDVEDGVFDVHL from the exons CTACCAAGAGTCTCGTAGCTCAGAAAGCAGCTCCCTGCAGGTGAAAACCTGCCACCTGGTGAG gtaCTGGATCTCAGCATTCCCGGCGGAGTTTGATTTGAACCTGGAGCTAGCAGAGCAGATCAAGGAGCTAAAGGAGGTTCTGGGCCGCGAGGGGAACCGGCGCCACAGCAACCTCATCGACATTGAGAATGt ccctaccTACAAGTGGAAGCGCCAAGTGACCCAGCGCAACCCAGTGGCCCCGAAGAAACGCAAGATGTCACTGCTCTTTGACCACCTGGAGTCCTCTGAGCTGGCGGAGCATCTCACCTACCTGGAGTACCGCTCCTTCTGCAAGATCCTG TTCCAGGACTATCACAGCTTCGTCATGCACGGCTGCACTGTGAACAACCCCATCCTGGAGCGGTTCATCACCCTTTTCAACAGCGTCTCACAATGGGTGCAGCTCATGGTGCTGAGCAAGCCGACCGCCCAGCAGCGGGCGCAGGTCATCACCCGCTTCATCCTGGTGGCGCAG AGACTCCTACAGCTGCAGAATTTCAACACGCTGATGGCTGTGGTGGGGGGGCTAAGTCACAGCTCCATCTCCCGCCTCAAAGAGACCCACAGCCACGTCAGTTCTGAGACCACCAAG CTGTGGGAGTCCATGACGGAGCTGGTGACCTCGCTGGGGAACTACAGCCGCTATCGGCGCCGCCTAGCCGAGTGCGTCGGCTTCCGCTTCCCCATCCTGGGCGTGCACCTCAAGGACCTGGTGGCTGTGCACGTGGCACTGCCGGACTGGCTGGACCGGGCCCACACCCGCGTCAACGGCACCAAGATGCAGCAGCTCTTCGGGATCCTCAACGAGCTGGTGCTGGTGCAGAGCATCAAACCGCCCTTCGAGGCCAACATGGACCTCATCAACCTGCTCACA GTGTCGCTGGATCAGTACCAGACGGAGGAGGAGATCTACCAGCTGTCGCTACAGAGAGAGCCCCGTGGCAAGTCGGCC CCATCCAGCCCCACTTCCTGTTCCCCCCCAAGCCGACCAGCTGACATAGATGAGTGGGCCTTGGCTGTGAAACCCAAACCGGACCAGACACTGGTGCGGACACACATTGAGAAGATGGTAGAG tcCGTGTTCCGGAATTTCGACGTGGACGGAGACGGCCACATCTCCCAGGAGGAATTCAAAATAATCCGCAACAACTTCCCCTACCTCTGCAAATTTGGGGACCTGGATGAGAACCA GGATGGCTGCATCAGCCGGGAGGAGATGATCTCGTACTTCATGAAGTCCAGTGCTGCGGTGGACGGGAAGATGGGCTTCATCCACAGCTTCCAGGAGACCACCTTCTTGCACCCTGTGTCCTGCCGTCACTGCAAGAGCCTG ATACTGGGAATCTACAAACAGGGGTTAAAGTGCCGCT GCTGCGGCGTGAACTGCCACAGGCAGTGCCGGGAGCACCTCTCCCTGGAGTGCCGCAAACGGGCCAAGAGTTTCAGCCTGGCCAGCCCTGCCCACGTCCCCGCCCGCTCCTTCAGCTTCTCACTGCCCCGCCCGGCCTGCAGATCTCCGCGCCACACAG AGATCCGCGAGGAGGAGGTCCAGGATGTGGAGGACGGGGTTTTCGACGTCCATTTATAA